The following are encoded in a window of Castanea sativa cultivar Marrone di Chiusa Pesio chromosome 9, ASM4071231v1 genomic DNA:
- the LOC142610922 gene encoding putative phytosulfokines 6, with protein MRPQNVHVSVIFLFLFCSFLASARLLPPKQGYEEVKANGISHAAGSLTDLKDISDLMGLEECGDNDEECLQRRMIAEAHLDYIYTQHHKP; from the exons ATGAGGCCACAAAATGTTCATGTATCtgtcatctttctttttcttttttgctcttTCTTAGCATCTGCTCGTCTCCTACCACCAAAACAAG GTTATGAGGAGGTGAAAGCTAATGGGATATCTCATGCTGCTGGGTCACTCACAGACTTGAAAGATATTTCCGAt CTGATGGGGCTAGAGGAGTGTGGTGACAATGATGAAGAATGTTTGCAGAGAAGGATGATTGCTGAGGCTCACTTGGATTACATCTATACCCAGCACCATAAGccttag